The genomic interval ggggtggtttgtagatagggtttctctgtttagccctagctatcctggaactcactgtagagatcaggctggcctcaaattcagagaccctcctgcttctgcctcctaaggtCTGGGGTTAaaagagtgtgccaccacaccaccattttctgttttttgagacagggcctctctacacggtcctggctgtcttggaacttactatgtagaccaggctggcctccaattcccagcaatctgcctgcctctgccctctggtgttgggattaagggtgtCACGAATATGCCTGGCCACATCTGGATGAATTGGATTCTGAGGATCTAACTTGGGTTCTCATGTTTGCACAATAAGCTCTCTGTCCCCTGGGCCATCTGCCTAGCCCCTAACCTTTCTCTACTTACTTTGGTGTCTCCCTAAGATGGAGTAACTGAAGCCCCAACCAGAATTTACACAGGGAGGCTAGAGACAGACAAGCAAGTGGGCTGGTTGGTGAGAAGTGGGGAAGGGGGACCCCGCCACTCACCCAAGGCCCTGCGTGTGGGAGAAGAGTCCATGTTGTTCTGAACCTCTAACCTGGTGTGTTCTGGCCTCTCCAGGTCCGTCTCCCAGGGACCATGTCCCAGCTGTGCACAAGGCTGAAGTGAAGGGCCAGGAGTGGGCCCAGCCCAGGGCAGCATGACCAAGCCGCGGCTCTTCCGGCTGTGGCTGGTACTAGGGTCGGCTCTCATGATCCTTTTGATCATTGTATATTGGGACAACGTGGGCACCGCCCACTTCTATCTGCACACGTCTCTCTCCAGGCCACACATCCTAGAACCCCTTCCCACCCAGGGATTGGTGGAGGAGAACGTGTTCACATCCGACGTGGATGAGTTTTTGGATACTCTCCTTAGTTCTGACGCAAAGCACAACGACCTTTCCAGGAGAAAAACTGAGCAGCCCCCGGTGCCCGCCCCCAGCAAGCCAGTCTTGAGCCACATGGAGGAGAACGTGAGAGGCTACGACTGGTCCACTCATGATGCCCATCAGAACCCTGACCGGGACAGGCAGCAGGCCGAGAGGAGGAGCCTGCTGAGAGACTTCTGTGCCAACGCCAGCCTGGCATTCCCCACCAAGGACCGCTCTTTTGACGACATCCCCAACTACGAACTGAACCACCTGATCGTGGACGACCGCCACGGGGTCATCTACTGCTACGTGCCCAAGGTGGCCTGCACCAACTGGAAGCGAGTGATGATCGTGCTGAGCGAGAGCCTGCTGGACCGGGGCAGCCCCTACCGAGACCCCCTGGACATCCCCCGGGAACACGTGCACAACACCAGCACGCACCTCACCTTCAACAAGTTCTGGCGCCGCTACGGAAAGTTCTCCCGTCACCTAATGAAGGTGAAGCTGAAGAAGTACACCAAGTTCCTGTTCGTGCGCGACCCCTTTGTGCGCCTCATCTCAGCCTTCCGCAGCAAGTTCGAGCTGGAGAACGAAGAGTTTTACCGCAAGTTCGCGGTGCCCATGCTCCGACTGTACGCCAACCACACCAGCCTGCCCGCCTCGGTGAGTGAGGCTTTCAGCGCCGGGCTCAAGGTCTCCTTCGCCAACTTCATCCAGTACCTCCTGGACCCACACACGGAGAAGCTGGCGCCTTTCAACGAGCACTGGCGACAGGTGTACCGCCTCTGCCACCCGTGCCAGATAGACTATGACTTCGTGGGGAAGCTGGAGACGCTCGATGAGGACGCTGCCCAGCTCCTGAGGTTCCTCAAGGTAGACTCCCAGCTCCACTTCCCCCCCAGTTATCGGAACAGGACGGCCAGCAGCTGGGAGGAAGACTGGTTTGCCAACATCCCCCTGGCATGGAGGCAACAGCTCTATAAACTCTACGAGGCCGACTTTGTTCTCTTTGGCTACCCCAAGCCAGAAAACCTGCTCAGGGACTGAGCCCCCAGAAGCCCTCACGCTGCCCCCAACAAATTGAATGGCTGTCCCATGAGGCCGTCCTTTGAGGATGGGACCCTGTGGCCTCCTGGGttctctcctggcttcctttgcttCCTGGTGTGACAGGCAGAGGATTCCACGCCTCTCGCATCTGGAGACCGTGGTACAGCCAAGACCCAAGCACCTCACTCTCCAGAGTTTTGcgctccccacccccgccctttTGCAATCTGGATTTGTTTACTCCACAGCCTGTATTCATGGAACACTGTGTTAAATACTGTTTTCTAAGATTAATATATTTCAGATATATTTAATACGAAAGTGGGAGGAAGCTGGAGTAAAGTGTGGCACCCGCACCCTGGCATTCCTGTGGTTCTTTGGGTCAGTCAGGCAAGAATGGTACACAGGAAGGGAGCCAGGGCTGATGGAATAGCCAAGTCTCACACCTCGCCCGGAGGTGGAACATCTCAAAAGTGTCTTCACTGGAGAAGAGCCTAAATTTGAAgctggctgggtttttttttggggggggggggagatagcgGGTGGTTACTGTAACAAAATCCCCTGAGGCTCAGTAACTGTTGAGGACCTGACTCTTGTCAGCTTCTGTGAGGCCTTCACAGGAGGCAGCAGCCctgattggggggtggggggagtgatcTCACCATACAGGAAGCAGTGCGCCTGAGTCTCACACATCACCTGCTTCTGAGAGCTCGGGCTCCTTCAGCTTCAAACTCCCCTAGTCCCCCAAGAACCCAAACTACCCAGCCCAGCCATcatgggctttaaaaaaaatattttttaaataattatttgttttaaataattatttttttaaaaaatatttatatgtacgggtgtgttttgcctgcctgtatggcTGGGCACCATGTGTATGgaatacccacagaggccagaggagagcatTGGGTCCCAAGGGATTGGGTttcagagagttgtgagccaccatgggagtGTCAGGTCCTCCTGGAAGCAGGCAGTGCTTGTTACCATGGAGACAtcattctctccagcccctttgccTCTATTTGTAAGGAGAGGCAGGTGCATCCTTTGAGTGTGAAAACCCATCTCAGCACAGGTGTCTGAGGAgatcagaagagagtgttggaattcatgtgagctgcctgacgtgggtgctgggaactgaacccaaatcctttggaagaacagctagtgcccctaaccactgagccatctctctggccccagagCCCTATTATAATGCGATGCATTTGAGAAGGGGAAACAGAGATAAATCTTCAGGGCTCCCTAATGATATAACGTTTGAAATAAATTGTTTTCAGGTTAAAGCCTTAGAGCAAAGCCAGCTGTCCACTCTAGCACTTCCTTTAACCCAAGTGTCCAAGCCTAATGATAAAACTCTATTATCCTGTtacttgggatgctgaggcaagaggatcaaagtttaaggcctgtctgggctacagcatgagttcaagacaacttagtgagatcctatctcaaaacttAAAAGAgggcttagtggtagagtgcttgcctccaATGATGGGCTGGGTTGTGTGGCTCAGTtggagagcccctgcctagaatcccccagtgaggggctggagtgtGGGTCAGTGATAGAGCCCCTATACAGAGTCCCCAGTGAAAAATTAGATATGTGGTGCTTAATTTAACACACAGGGTCCTGACTATGCTATTGAATATGTTGGTATTTGACAAACTATAATTGAAGATGTCCCATTAAGAAAAAGAGATGCGCCGGGCactgatggtgcacacctttaatcacagcacttgggaggcagaggcaggtggatttctgagtttgaggccagcctggtctacaaagtgagtttcaggacagccagggctacacagagaaaccctgtcttgaaaaaacaagaaaaaaaaaaaaaaaaaaaaagagatgccacAGAGCCTTCAGAGGTGGTGTTTGTATAGGCAGGCACCAGTTATTTTTTAGCATTATAAAATAGTCACGGTGATATTAATATTCATGAAGAGTAATGAATATTCATGACCACCTCCTTCCTCTGCCAACACTGAGTCATTGAGATCAAGGATTTCTACTGGAGAGTCTAAATCAAACCACCAGGGAGATAGCCAGTTACCTATACATTATTGTGGCCAAACATCAGAAGGAAAGATTGGGctttaaattacatttacttatttgtgtgtgtgtgtgtgtacacgcatgcatACCCCTATGTGGATTCAAAGACCAGCTTGCAGGAGGCGAGTCTCTGTTTCTACCATGTGAGCTCCAGGGAGTGGACTCATGTTAGACTTGGCcgcaagcactttacctgctgagcagtCTTGTCAGCTCAGAGGGGAGGATTTATTTTGATTCACGGCTGAGACAGATCAGTCCATTGTAGCAAGATAGACATGGTGGAATTCATGGGAGCGTGGGGCTGGTGCTCTGGTCTCTGCCCTCTAATGCTGGGGTGACAGGTGCACACTGGCAAACCTGTTTGTTTCAATGTTTCCACTGGCACTGGGAATCTGAGCTCTGCTCCTTTGCACAGCAACCTCCGCATACCCCAAGCCACTGCACTGGCCATTTGACTCTTCACTaacacagagacctgggatacagtGTATCCACCTCTTCCCGAGATACAGTGTATCCACCGCTTCCCAGCTGAATGACTGCTCTCACATCCTCCTGCTGTCTTGGACCCCACACCATGTGTCACTAAGTGGCATGTAGATAGGTAAATCAGTGCAGCACCTTACCCAAGACCTGGCTCTCACCTGCAAGGGGAGGGCGCCTGTTCTGTGTTAGTCACCAGCTATGGGTCTCCTTGACGGGAAACGACACCTCTGCTCCTGGTTGGAGAGACACCACTCCTGAAGAATCCTCTGCATGGTGTCTCATCGTGGGTAATGGCGGCTCAGGGTCAGGGCACCTAGCACCTCAGCCTTCCCGAACACAGGGTACCGGCAGAGAGGGGCATGTGTTCAGTGCTCACACGAAAGGCACCACAGCAAAACAGCATCTGGACCAGGACGTGGCTTAGTCAATAGAGCTCTTGATTGACATAACAGGAATCCCAGGCTCCACccctagcactgcataaaccaaCATGGCAATGCctgtctgtaatcctagaactccagtggtggaggcaggaggatcaggagttcagggtcacCCTTAGCTTCTATTAGGCTTGAGGCTACCCTGGAATACATGAGGCCCTGTTGAGAAAGAGGGGACTCCTGTGTACttttttgatttctatttttaggtctgtgtgtgtggtgttgtggaaaatattaaaaagatcacCAATCTCCTGAGCTACACCAGGCACCAGCAGGCCACATGGTACCAACAGGGTGTTCTCTTCTGGGCAGACTCTCTGGTCTGGAGCTCTTGAAACATCTCCACCCAGCTCGCTACGTTCCCACTGGCAGGTCGCTACCACGCCAGTCTCATACTTCAAAACTCCCACAGCTTTATGTGGGGTAAATATCAGGCAAGCCCATGCTTTGCCGCCGtatctttctctctggaacctagTTGAGCCACCACGTGAAGGAAAATAACACACAAACTTAATTCAAAAACAATGGTAGCTCAATTGCTGGGCGtgacaactagaatcctaataaCCTTGTTAAATATAAATCTTTTGCTGGTGAATTCTGCCATTGAAACCAGGAGGCACTAGTAGCGACATCTTGTCTTTATGCTATCCCTGTCCAAAAGCCCCTAagtctctcctgcttcctctcttcctccatccaacctggaagtcccacctcctcgcccagtgattggcgcctttattcattaggatttggttcacaagaagtcacccgAGGATGTGGCCTATTCCTCGGTCCAGacaacccctcctgggaaagcagaattaacatcaaaatacaacagCACCAGGGACATCCACaacagtgtgcatgtatgtgtgcgtgcatatttttatatacttgtgtgtgcatttggatGTCCAAGGTTGGTGTGAAGAATTACCCTGCATCACCCTTCTGTCTTATTCATTGCCGCAGGGTCTCTCAGATAAACCCCAGTCTGGCAGCTCTGGTTAGTCTGCCTCATCAGCCAGCTCTCTTTGAGGAGCCACAGCCTCCACTTTCCaaggctggaatcacaggcatttGCATGGGTGCTGGACATTGAGAAtccggtcctcatgcttgtgtggtgaacacttatgcactgagccatctctccagccccacctcgtTTAATGAGACAGAGGTTATCTCTCCCTAGCCTTGGATCCTCTgatgaggctggctggccagttagCTTTCTTACAGTATTCTGGGGATCAGATGTGGGTCCTCATATTCCCAAGCTATCTGTCTGTCTGGCTCTGTGTCTGGTTTTAGAACAGATTCTCCTGCCTTCAATGACATGCCTGGGGAGAGATGGTTGAGGGGACAATCTGTGAGAGATGTACACATAGCAAGAAGGCCAGGGTTTCCAGATTCTGATGGCTCTGTGAGTGTCCTCATGGTGCAAGAAATTGGTCAAGCCCTTTCCAGCCATGGGAACTTGGTTGGATTAAAGCACACCCTTTTCAGAGCAGTGTGCaaacacggggtgggggtggggctcgaGAAGCCTCCCAATAACTGAAGTACTTGCCATCTCTATGGCTTTCCTTCCATGGCACCTTGCCTGTAGTTGGTTGGCTGAAAAATCAGGAGTTTGAAACTTGAGGTACAGAATTGCAAAGTTTAACTTTTAAAGAGTCAGGTTCTACTCTAGGCCACCTATGAAAACAACCTGGGTCCTTAAAAGGTTTGTTTGGGAGCCAAGATATGTTTTGGTTCTAATATGTTCCAGAAACGTCTTCCAGAGCCCAGAGCTCCAACATTGATTAGGGAGGGAGGCTGACTCTTACTAGCGTTCgcgcgcccggccaggaaagaacacaacaaaccaaaatcttctgcggcaaaactttattgcttacatcttcaggagccaggagcgcaaacccccaagCCCCAAAACGAAAGcgccccgcttacatctttaggagccagagctccggcgcgccaaagcgcagagcgcgctctattgtttacatcttttggAGCCAGAAGCCAGCGcgcgccagagccagagagaaaaaaaaagagagaatggcggaaaccccgtcccctttaaggaggagttatccttcgcttaggacgcatcactccctgattggctgcagcccatggccgagctgacgttcacgggaaaggcagagtacaagtagtcgtaaaatacccttggcacatgcgcagattatttgtttaccacttagaacacaggatgtcagcgccatcttgtgacggcgaatgtgggggcggctcccaacatctcccccttttcttttaataagagcaaataggccacccatattaatgagagtggagatagaggtcaaatccccagtgtgtaggtaaaggagccatgtacaggattagctcttaggctcacaggcttttacccagagcaatcctgacctgctcccgtgtcgttttgcctggagagaaggacacttggacactcaaccttcttgaaagatgacatgtctccctagaataggctcattttatgccgcagagcccttctattgcagtgcttagccgtgcaactctctcgggctgctgaagcacactcactctatcccgtgcaatgagactagcctcatgggatataagagctgagtggccagcgacctattgcctaagcatagatatatcaggggaagctccatgttctagtcctgcaagcgcctgggcaataaccaccttgtctctcctagtttgggccttaagcttacagaccaatcaaagaagcaacactaatccacagcaaagtgtatctccaaataatatcaatcccacccattctttaaagaagggaaatgctgaggagatccaattgggtaatcctttggtcagggacaggtccaagcgcgtggagttgacctgaagtctcaattcccgaaggatctgttcaaattcagccgtccaattctgtaacatatactgaaaaagactttttgacaaattagctgccctagtaaatttaacatactgaatggaagtaacacacaatcacggaaacttttgtttacaccccagctgagttatttgtcataatacatctagttgtatctggacaagatctatgagttgattaaccagcatgagacctccctgtatcatgacattagctgaggcctgtttatctatgattgtagtcactgaggctgacaaagtgttaatggtgtcagtcgtctggacctgtccagacagagccaaggctgtctgaatcaaggctaaacccagtttctagttagtggtaaaaaagcaggagaatacttgagcattatacatcaccgtcattgggagtggaaatgtcgacattatcccccaacgctgctctctctttattattgacgccctggacatcaccaagacgagggacatcagtattcccttggtcagtctggatttttcgggtgagtctttctggtatccaaaatgggttgtcttcattctgtgggaaaacacaaaccgctcccctggatcttatcaaaataggatccgggccataccatttattatcaaggacatttttccatttaaccatctcattgggcctatctggctctgaacaatgacgttcagccgcagtatggccatgagcatcaatatttaaaaaattgagtgtaaagagtgccatagacacagacactcttggtgctcggggtaaagtctcttcaaaagttcccctcttctgttttataagataggctttgagggtgcgatgcgcacgctcaacaataccctgtccttgagggttgtatggaagtccagtcaggtgggtcacgtccatctgacggcagaactgctgaaatttttgagacgtataagctggtccattatcagtcttaaggagtttgggtttcccccaagcactccatgcctcaaggcaatgttgaatcacatgtgaggctttttctccggttaacggagaagcaaacatgatgccagaacatgtgtcaatggacacatggagatattgaagttttccaaaggaagaaacatgtgtaacatccatttgccagacctgtagaggtcgaataccgcgtgggttaattcccacatgaggaactggcaagaactcacagcagctttgacattgagtaacaatgtcacgggcttcttttcttgtcaaggagaaacgactgcgtaatgtttcagccatcacatgaaaattgttatgaaaatttcttgcagcctctaccggggatgatagggcagcagccaccactttagtggccttatctgccaaatcatttcccagagccatggggccaggtaggcctgaatgggctctaacatgagtaatataaacaggaaatcttctagataacaaaactaattgtatctgttgaaaaatattggcaactctactggaaggcttaatcactccagccacttctaaaagatttactgcattaaccacataacaggaatctgacacaatattaaggggttctaaaaaggtttttaaaacttctaaaaccactaaacattctaccacttgaggtgaattttcattatattgtttggataccactttaccattagccacataggcacctatgccagtttttgatccatcagtatataccacaatcccatttttaagtgggtttcttactgttatttgtggaaacacaacagattgattttgggcaaactgtaaaattggatgttttggataatggttatctatttgtcctgaaaaggaggtaactaaaactgcccaatcattagatgtggctgccaaggtttgaacctgtgcagcggtataaggtacaattaaaagatatggacttcgcccaaagtgggtgattgctgcttttaggcctttaagggcaagctgtgcaattgcatcaggataccaatctattattttagctggggatacgtttggatggatccacaacaatggcccattctgccacaaaactgcggttggcaattgtgctgtcttaaagacacacaaactgaaaggctgcgaatcctcaatacgttgtaattgtgcattctgtaaggctttttccaccttttgtaaggcctggtactaaacaaaggccttaactcagcggaaggaataaaaaaggtctgagccaattaatatctcccaacagcttttgaaaatcatttaaggtatggaggtgatctctttttatctaaacatgtaaatattgatttctctcaaaggaggaaatatgcgtgacatctatttgtcagacctgtaatggcctgacgtcacgagggtttacccctacgtgagtagataaaatttgacaacaatctaaaggcattattaa from Mus musculus strain C57BL/6J chromosome 5, GRCm38.p6 C57BL/6J carries:
- the Chst12 gene encoding carbohydrate sulfotransferase 12 isoform X1, coding for MTKPRLFRLWLVLGSALMILLIIVYWDNVGTAHFYLHTSLSRPHILEPLPTQGLVEENVFTSDVDEFLDTLLSSDAKHNDLSRRKTEQPPVPAPSKPVLSHMEENVRGYDWSTHDAHQNPDRDRQQAERRSLLRDFCANASLAFPTKDRSFDDIPNYELNHLIVDDRHGVIYCYVPKVACTNWKRVMIVLSESLLDRGSPYRDPLDIPREHVHNTSTHLTFNKFWRRYGKFSRHLMKVKLKKYTKFLFVRDPFVRLISAFRSKFELENEEFYRKFAVPMLRLYANHTSLPASVSEAFSAGLKVSFANFIQYLLDPHTEKLAPFNEHWRQVYRLCHPCQIDYDFVGKLETLDEDAAQLLRFLKVDSQLHFPPSYRNRTASSWEEDWFANIPLAWRQQLYKLYEADFVLFGYPKPENLLRD